The Litoribacterium kuwaitense genome contains the following window.
GAGAAGTGTGTCGCTTTGAAAAATATAAATGATCGTATACAAATGGAAGACGGCAAAGGGTATGGGCTGTTTTTTCAGAGAAATCATGAAGGTGGCCTAACGGTGGTGGCTAGGCAGCGAAAGAAGGTGTAAATCATTGAAAATATTAGTCGTCGAAGATGAAAAAATGATTAGAAATGGGATTGTGAATGCATTAAAAAACATCCCGCAATATTCATATCAAGTTAAGGGTGCGAATAACGGTAAAGTTGCTCTAGAAATGATAGAGCCTTGGCAACCAGATGTTGTGATAACAGATGTTAAAATGCCTGTAATGGATGGGTTGGTGCTATCTAAAGAAATCCGAAAAAAGTATATGTCGATTTACGTGATTATATTAAGCGGATACCAAGAATTTGCATATGCACAGGAAGCAATAAAATTAGGCATAAAAGAATATTTAATTAAACCTGTTGGGGTAGAAGATCTAGAAAAAGTAATGAAAAACCTCGAGCAATTAATAGATAAGGAAAAGAAAAGTCATCGAGTATCTAAAGAAACATTAGAAGTCCTTCGGAGAGAATGGCTAAATAAATTGGTGAAGCGTCCAAAGGAAATAGAACAAGACCAATTGGACTATGCTGCGGCATTAGGAATAACATTAAAAGGTCCTTCGTATCAAATGATTTTGCTTCAAATGGGGGAAGAGGGATATGGGGATAATTGGATCAAAGGCTTGGAAGATTTGACGTTACAAGAACTTCCGAAAGAATGGTCGCCTGTAATATGGATGCATAAAGAGACAGAGTTGGCCATCATATTAAATGTGTCCGCTTCAAATGAGTATAGGGTGGAAAACGATTTCACGCGTATTCACGAGCTTTTTAATCATCAATTTGGCGGTGTTCTAACGGTAGGTGTCGGGTCTTTGTATGACTCCATTTTTAAGCTAGCTGCTTCTTTTCGCGAAGCCATGTTTGCGCTTGGTCAGAAGGATCGTCAAATGAGTGGTAAAAACACAATATTAAAAGTGCCTGATGGAGAATTAGTCTCAGACAATCATCTACTGGCTATTGAGAATACCCTTGAGGATGCGATTATAAAGCAAGTTAAAGACATCAACAGAAACAAATTAAATTTCATATTAAATCGCGAATTTAATCGATGTTTACAAAAAAGTATCTCGTTAGATCATATCAATAATTGGGCCATTAAAATACTTGTTCGCACATATTTAGAGTTGCAAATCTCATATGAAATTCCAGATGTTGTAATGGATCAGTTAAGGAATGCGAATTCTGTTATACACATCCAACATATACTTTCGCAGGAGCTCGAGAGTGTCATGGATCGGATAGACAAGTTGAAAAATTCGAATATGCATCACGTAGTCAATCAATGTATTCAGTATATTCATGATCATTATAAGGAAGAAATTACGTTAGATATATTGGCTAAATACGTATTTGTATCTTCAACTTATTTAAGTAAGGTATTTAAAAAGCACACAGGAAAAACGTTTGTCAAATGGTTAAATGAGTACAGAATTAACAAGGCAAAAGAATATATAAGTTTGCAGCCAGCAAGACCTATTTATGCGATTTCCGAAGAGGTTGGTTATAAAGATTACAAATATTTTATTCGCGTTTTCAAGAAAGAGACAGGGTTTACACCAAAGGAATATAAAAATAATCACCATTAACACCTATTAGACTTTTTGTTTAATGGGTGTTTTTTGTATAAGCAGATAGTAATTAAACAAGAATAGAGAACAAAGGATAAAAATGTCCAATCTTTCATAGCACCTGGATTAGTATAATCAACATATCAATTTTGAAGGAGGAATTTAAAATGAAAGCGGATTTATTAAAGCGTTTTCCTATCATGCTTGGTTTGTTTATTCTTTCATCTCTTTTATTGGCAGCATGCTCAGGGGGAGAAGGTGAAGCAGGTGAAAATGCCGATGGCAATACAACGATTACAATGATGCACTATTATAACAAAGAGTTAGGCGAACCTGCACCGATGGCCCAACTTGAAAAGATCGAAGAATTTGAAGAGCAAAATTCAGATGTGATCATTGAGCAGGAAGTGCAGTCACATGATAATTATGAAACAAAAGTAAAGACGTTGGCTGCTGGAAATGAACTTCCAGACGTATTTTTAATCAAGGGTTCAATGACTCAACAATTTGCTGATAACGGTCAAGCATTATTGCTTAATGATTTCTTAGCGGAAAAAGAAGGTTGGGAAGAGCAATTTATAGATGGAGCTTTTACACCTTTCCAAGTTGAAGATGAGATTTATGCAATGCCGATTTCCGGTGGTAGTTCCCATTTAATTTATTATAATAAGGCATTATTTGAAGAGGCAGGAATATCTGAATTCCCTAGCACATGGGACGAATTTCTAGGTGCGATTGACCGCTTGAATGAATCAGGTGTTACGCCAATTGCTCTAGGTAACAAAGGGAAATGGGTATTAAATTCGAGCTATTTAAGCACATTGGCAAATCGTTATACAGGGTCAGAATGGTTCGATAACATTCTTGCCAAAAATGGTGAGGCTAGCTTTACTGATCAGGAATTTGTGGATGCGCTTTCTGCAATAGATCAGTTAGCTAACAACAATGCTTTCAATAGTAATATGAATAGCATCGATAATAGTGAACAACAAGCGATGTATATGAATGAACAAGCGGCTATGTTTATTGAAGGTGGCTGGGCTGCTGGTTCTATTGCAAATAACGCGCCAGAAGCTGTTTTGAATAACACAGAGGTAGCGATTTTCCCAGAAATTGAAGGTGCTCAAGGAGAGCAAAATACTGTATCTGGCGGTGGCGGATGGGCGTACGCCATTAATCCTAATGTATCAGAAGAGAAGTTGGAAAAAATCAAAGAGTTTATTTATCATCTCACCAATCAAGAAGCTGGTAGATTAATTTTAGAAAAGGGTCAAATGCCAGCCGTTGTCGTTCCGGATAGTGATGAAATGGAATTACCAGTTCTAACAAGAAAATTATTAACACTTTTTGAGGAAAGTAAATTTGTACCTATTTACGATACAGTATTAGATCCTGCCTTAATCGAAGTGATGAATAGCAACATGCAAAATATGACGATTGATCAGGTGACGCCACAAGAAGCCGCCGAAAATATTCAAGCCGAATATAGCAAGTAATGCTAAGAAATCTAACAGTTTGAAGGGGATATAATGAGGGCAAAAAGTGCTGTAAGACCGAGTAATAAAAAGATTTATTTATATTTATTACCTGGTTTAGCTATATATACTTTCGTCGTATTAATACCGTTATTTATGGCGTTAAGATATAGTTTCTATAAATGGTCTGGAGGTCCA
Protein-coding sequences here:
- a CDS encoding response regulator; this translates as MKILVVEDEKMIRNGIVNALKNIPQYSYQVKGANNGKVALEMIEPWQPDVVITDVKMPVMDGLVLSKEIRKKYMSIYVIILSGYQEFAYAQEAIKLGIKEYLIKPVGVEDLEKVMKNLEQLIDKEKKSHRVSKETLEVLRREWLNKLVKRPKEIEQDQLDYAAALGITLKGPSYQMILLQMGEEGYGDNWIKGLEDLTLQELPKEWSPVIWMHKETELAIILNVSASNEYRVENDFTRIHELFNHQFGGVLTVGVGSLYDSIFKLAASFREAMFALGQKDRQMSGKNTILKVPDGELVSDNHLLAIENTLEDAIIKQVKDINRNKLNFILNREFNRCLQKSISLDHINNWAIKILVRTYLELQISYEIPDVVMDQLRNANSVIHIQHILSQELESVMDRIDKLKNSNMHHVVNQCIQYIHDHYKEEITLDILAKYVFVSSTYLSKVFKKHTGKTFVKWLNEYRINKAKEYISLQPARPIYAISEEVGYKDYKYFIRVFKKETGFTPKEYKNNHH
- a CDS encoding ABC transporter substrate-binding protein, producing the protein MKADLLKRFPIMLGLFILSSLLLAACSGGEGEAGENADGNTTITMMHYYNKELGEPAPMAQLEKIEEFEEQNSDVIIEQEVQSHDNYETKVKTLAAGNELPDVFLIKGSMTQQFADNGQALLLNDFLAEKEGWEEQFIDGAFTPFQVEDEIYAMPISGGSSHLIYYNKALFEEAGISEFPSTWDEFLGAIDRLNESGVTPIALGNKGKWVLNSSYLSTLANRYTGSEWFDNILAKNGEASFTDQEFVDALSAIDQLANNNAFNSNMNSIDNSEQQAMYMNEQAAMFIEGGWAAGSIANNAPEAVLNNTEVAIFPEIEGAQGEQNTVSGGGGWAYAINPNVSEEKLEKIKEFIYHLTNQEAGRLILEKGQMPAVVVPDSDEMELPVLTRKLLTLFEESKFVPIYDTVLDPALIEVMNSNMQNMTIDQVTPQEAAENIQAEYSK